The region gtgtgattttcaagtggcgctggcgacgcgacaaagtttgaaaaaatcgcatcaccagcgcgagcaaaaaatcgcttgtgtagccgcggctttacaaatgaatgaaactaATGGAAACTTTACAATTCGATGCTCTATTCTGGGTCCTCTACACTTTGCTATATTCATTTTTGATCTCCCAAATTGCATCTGACCATGCAACACTTCAGCCTTTAATGCTGATGATTGCAAGACCTTTCGGGAAATTGATAACTATGTTTTATTTCTTCATGATCTTAACAACCATTGGGCAAGGACTGAGAAACACACtcaccagggtgggaattgaacccacaacgtTCGGGTAAGATCACCGTTGCtttaccgactgagccacaaggtcagacggaagcaggttgtgggaatttaagatgtcaatttcatggcaatgaatatgtacaagaacaaggaagggttgcgtttttgcaaacgttggccacGTTGAAGAGtctttattagggagcttaagcacgcgcgtttttgagacgcgggcgGCAACCAGAACAAAACAtgtcgcgtgccaggacagtgataCTTAGCAAtggaaatgtggttgtgtgaagaaaaCTTCAAAGGGGAAATAGCCACcatccggttgccgttcgcgtctcaaaaacgcgtgtgcttaagctccattttaaaaaaaaatgttaattagTCTAATCCCAACTGGATTATAGCTTGGTAGTTTAGTCGACACATTCTAGAAGAAATATTGATATAATTGAACGTGTCCAGTGGAGAGCTACGAGGCTCATTTTGAAATCTGAGAGTGACCACAACACTCAACTGAAAGAACTGGAATTGTACACTTTAAAACAAAGACGTTTCATAGCTGatcttactttttaatataaGGCTTTAAATGGTTATTCTAAGTTGGATATTAGTGGTTGCTTAAATTTTTATTCTTTGGAAGACCATTATGTAACGTAGTTGTGAAACAAAGAACTTGACAGAATCTGAAGAACATAACTCGTGAATCACAGTGAAAACTTCGTCGACTACAGTTGATCACAGAACAGAAAAAGAGAGAGGGGAACAGCTGCCAAATTTTATGGCCAGCCTAGCTTGATAACTGCGGTTAACAACTCCAGCTCTGTATCACTTTCCGTAGCAGCTCTCAGTTCTGACGAATCACTTGACGAATTTCGGTAGGTGACCTCATGTCATTGACAATCCACACATACTCCTTTGACTTTTTCATTCTCATTGGTCGAAGGGAGATACGCTTTGCTAAGCGGATCTGCAATATGCATCTCGATGCCCTTACTTCTGTAACCACAACAGCATTCGTTGCAGGCTCTTCTTTATAATAGACTTCATGGGTTTTTGGTCAGTTTGAATAAAGACCTTTCTTTTTCCATAGACATAGCCGTCAAACCTCTCCACGCGGAAGACAATTGACAAcagttcttttttaatttcggCATAATTGATCAGTCAGTGGCGGTGAGGGCTCTAGATGCATTATGCCACTGGATAACTATCTTGAAGTAAGCATGCTCCCAGACCAGCCAGAGATGCGTCACCTTGGAGCACAGTCTTGtcttgaaacaaaaaacaatagaacctgcttacaataccaaacagaTCGTaacaggttacgagagctgctgcATTACTGGAGTGTTACTGTAATCGGCTGCTTTAATTAACACTGTGATCGGAAGAAATTTTAAGCCAAGCGTTTTTAACTGTCAATATTCTAACTTTCATAAGGAAGTTTTTCCTTTAGTTCTTTTACACGAGTTAAGGTCGTGGTCGATTGAAAGAGAATAAAATATATTCTTTCTGTCAATAGCCAACTTTATCTGGGGACAAAATTGAAACTGACTGAGCCTATAGTGAAATTGTCGCTGATGTAGAAGGGAGGAGACTAGATCTGCTGATTCTGCAGAAACAAGTCGAAGCGAATACAAGACCACAACGGAAAAATACGCGCAAGCCCAAGAAAATTCTTAGAGTGAAGGCTCCTTGAATATAAATTAAGGTATCCGTGGAGACACGGGCGATGGCCGCCAAGGATAAAATTAAATCTATACCCTATTACCAATTCCATGCTAATCTAACAAATATTGAACGCGTAACTGATAACAGGATCTCAACTTTAATACTAAAATCAAGCATAAATGTTTGTACAACGAATGTTCACACTAAAATCTTGGCGTGTTTAAAATTCACAGTATGGACTAAAATGTAGATGAGCGAGACAAATTATACCTTATCCTTGTATTCATAAAtcgaggatattacatggccgcgaggagatacgaaatttctcaacacgagaagagaaatttcgtatctacaggcggccatgtaatattcaatttattatataaacacctaTGAAATattaaatcatttcacgaaaggcatcgaaaggcgcgatttttatatgtaagcATAGCAACAGCGATCTTTTCACGGGTGAAGatatgttttcgcgcgaaagttcacttggtatttcattgatgTTTATATAATAAGATAAATTTATCCTTCTATTAACTCTAACAGGACACTTACAGAAGTATTTACAGTGCAATGATAAAACgataaaatatatttacaaatgaCGTAAAATGAAACTCGTTTGGAAATGTTTCGAGTTAAATATATAACTGCCACAAATGTTCTCGTGCTGAGGAGCAAACGAAATAAGCGCAACCTAAAAAAGGATGTCAACGCATCTCGATGCTTAATAAACATATTCCCAAGGTATAACTGCCCCCAAAAATTAGCGCTGCATAAAATTAACATATACAGTAACAATATCAAATTTATTATCAACCCCGCCCGATTTAAGTCGATTACACGAAAAGCCATGCTAAATCACGCTTCATTATAGCTAAAGTGGCAAAGCTTATGTCAGAAAAAGATATGGCCTGTTACCAACAAGACTTCACAGAATCCACAAAGCTAATGCGATATCAGTTGAGGTTTTGTCACTACAATATAGATTCAAGTGAAACCAAAGTAAAGACTTTAGAATTCTAAATTAAACCAGATTTTCCCCAGGGAAACGCGATTAGGTGACATTCGTTGGGATGAAGACAACGTTGACAAACTACGTGAATTGATATGGTATATCGTTCGTTTATCTGTTTACGATTGTAAGCTTTACTGGCCGTCAGTTCTTTTTCACAGTTAAGGATTGGCATAGCAGACACACAAGTACGGCTGGCCTTAATCATTAAATTAGTGTAGACAAAGCTAAAAAGTTATTTGTTGCCCCATGAAACAGATTGCAAGAACAAAATTCCATTCTACTTTACGTAAGTAAAAGAAACATGTTCAAGAACAATAACTGCGATAAAATGACGAACAACTTTTCAAGTGTCAGTAAAGGATTCTCTTCGTGCGGGTGTTAAGGTTTTGCACTGGAGGGAACGGACTTCAACAAGTTCTATGGTTAGCAAGGTGGAAAAGATTGTATTTGCTTGATCACTTTATGAGACATCTCTTATATATAGTTTTGTAATATTATCACAAAATTTTAAACTTCATGAAGTTGTGATGTAACCAACTTGGTCTCAACCAAGCAAAATTAATATACCATGTCAAAGTTTGGCCCCTTTAAAATCTTTATATCCCCAAATGGTTTTTTCTGTTCAATGACAATACTGCTTTCTTTGCTGAGCAAAAGACAGCTGTAAAATTTATAGGCAGCTTGTTTCCTATTACTCTTATGCACCAAACCTTGAAAATTAACCAcgttttttttctgcaattccCTTTTCAGCGTGTGAAGTAGCTGTTGAGTGCGCTTTGTCCAGCGTCGGTTTTCTAAGAGTTCACTTGACTCGGAGCTTTGCTGTTCTTCATTTAATTCAGAGGCTGTTGATTCTGCTTGCTGCTCCATATCTTCAGGCTCATCTTTAGTGCCTGGATAAATATCATCCATTCTCTCAGATAAGAATGGGTCTTCTTCCTCCACAGGACGTTCATATTCTTCCAGAGCCTGATCAATGGGATCCTCTGGGATAACAGTTACATTGGGCTCCTCATTTGCAAAAGACACTGAGGAGCATTTGCTTTGTTCATAAATGCAAGACACGTCTTCCTCTACTCTTGGAATTTCTGGTTCGTCATCAACGTCCATCCGTGTAAGATTGCACATTAGGGAGTTTTCAATCGGTGATGCAAGGGCCTCAGAACAAGGTGACATAAACAGCTTTTCTACAGTTGAAGTGATTTTGAGCTTCATTCTACGTTTTGTTGGAGGAGCCAGAGTTGCGGGTGTGACGATATCTGTTGTGTCTGAGAGTTGAGATTTGATTGCTTCTGTTGCTAAAATCTTTGGATCGTCCACCACTAGTTTTCTCTTTCGTTtgcttcgtttctttttttgaacAACTTCCACTGGTTCAAGAACAAAAGCTTCAACTTCATTGTGCAACAGGGTTGTTTCATTGCCTGTGTCGTTTACACCTGTGTAAATGACATGGAATTAATTCAATAAGGataaaaagcaaacaaactgaAACATACCTTGAGCTTAACAGAAATGGTGTACTGTGGGTAGTACTGCACAAACCCTTCACTCACTCACCGTCTTGTTGACCAGCCTCAGTAAGAGGACTTCCTTTTTCTTCAACTAGATTTGTGTCGACAGGCTCCAGGGTAACATCTGTTGCTGCAACTGTGGTTGGCAAGTCACCAAAATCAGGCACTAGAGCATCAGCATTAAGTTCATCTCCAAAGCCATCAGCAAGAAAATCCACACCCTCACCACCAAATCCATCATCCCTGATAGGTTCATCAAGTGCTATATCTAGAAAATCAAGATCCattaaaattttcaaccttGCTGGGTCCAAAAAAcctctacccattgagctactagaactcaCTGGAGAGCTGGGTCGTTTATCCAGGCCCTAAATGGACAATTCGTCCCACTGGTCTGTGGGCTCTACAAAGCCATATGCCTCAATTTTTGCAACCAGATGAAATGATGGGAAAGTGTAATGCGCCTGTGGGAAGGATAGGATACAAGTTTCTTGGCAATGGatgaaaggacaactgaaataTCAGAGTCCTGGGgaaggattcgaacctacgacctccaaAACACCTGTCGGATGCTCgacccattgagctactagaactcaCTGGAGAGCTGGGTCGTTTCCATAGGTCCTGAATGAACAATGTGCCCCACTGGTCTGTGGGCTCTACAAAGTCATATGCCTTAATTTTTGCAACTACATGAAATGATGGGAAAGTGTAATGCAACCATGGGAAGGATAGGATATCAGTTGCTTGGTAATGGGTGAAAGGACAACTGACCTAATATCTGACTTGCTAattgccctttctcgcagtcggagactgaattactaagggcgcagctcaacgaggtcagactgaaggagctgtgctgccgactaggcgctcggcccctgaacacaacccatgtatgacctcggagcacggcaccacagcctgatggaataggccgggagtcgattttgatgagggaggaaaaccagagtacccggagaaaaaccctcggagtcagattgagatcaactgaaactcagcccacatacgatctGAGCCATAGTTGAACCCaggtcgcagaggtgggaggcacagttgatgaccactaaaccaccctgactcctaGGAAGGATTCAATTTTCAACAAACTGACTCAAATTAATAATTTGCATAAAGAAAAGTTCTGTTGGTTTAGCCAACACTCTAAACCCATTCCTGACAACCACAAGAATCCAAAATTTAAAGGTCGGATTTACCCCATAGGGGACAAGAGCAATAAACCGATATTTAAAAAGggtgtattttttaatttaaataaacAGAGCACTAAGATACCCAACTGGAGTAGGTCACAAGTTGAATTGGGGACCACCAATAATAAATCCATTTAGTGGACCAGTCTCCTCGAACAAGACACTGTCAGTCATTTCATTCCAGACACTGaactgttgacaatttcaaaaGATTTAAGTTGGTGAATAACAAATTCACTATGACTCTGGTTTGATAAAGACAATCAGTTCTTCCTCGTTTTTCTGTTAACATTCACCAAAGTATGAAAAAATTGAAGGGCCAATATGTTAAAAGAACAAAGGCCCATTTATTGTTTTAAACGTTTTTCTAACCATTACATATGTACACGTAAATCTTGGACGAGCTATGGATGCAACGATTGCACACACAGAGAAGGGGTGGCTAGTTCTTTTATAGTTAGAGTCCTTGTTCAAATGCTAATAATCAACGAGTTCAAAATACCTaaaaggataataataataattaataataataatttattatttattcggcgcaaatatctatatgaatatattcaaatgcgccttacaagttacattaaaataatagtaaaataataaatctaaaaaaattataataaaactATCCAAACCATATCTAATATATAAGCTAAAAATTACACAGagtcaaaaaagtgaaaattctaaaaataacaAGCATACGCTTTCCTTAAAAGATAAGTTTTCACTAAGGACTTAAGGATATCATACCTAGCTTGCTCCTTTCCAAAGAAGAATCAGTAATTCTCATGGGTTCTCCATCATCAATGGTGCTTATCTTAGAGATATCATTTGACTGATAAAGTGGATCATCAAGAGCAGATCCTGCTCTTGCTAACTCTGGCTCTAAATCTCCTTCAAACAGCATGTCACCAAACCCATCATCACCAATGAAGTTGCTTGTAATGATATCTTCCTTCATTGTAATTTCTTCAATTCGACCTTGATTTAGAGTGAACTGGGCATGAATTTCAACTTCACTGAAGGACAAAAGTAAAGATAGGTAATATTAGATATACAGCATGTAATAATCACATCATTTACAACAAAAACTGCAAACATTTTGCAGAATATCTGAACACAGGCAGCCCAAACTCGGTGTGTAATTTATAgtctttgtatgggaaaattaactttccacttataaatgctaaaatcagctgtaaatgtaaaaataaacttCCCTTCCCTCTATgcacagttgtcctcgtcttctctgtgcaatcggagggcaaactgtgtctgTCTTAGACAAGTTTGTGGCTTACAAATGTTTACAATGTcattagttgtcatttcccctcataaagagaagaaaggctggtgactcgcagCAATCTTGTCCCAAAAATTACTCTCACATCACAAAGCAATGGACCAAATCACTATAAAAACACCACAGtcttaaggccagataaatttcctatcacatcaactccaaTTCGGGACCACAAAGCGATTTTTGGCGGGTAAAATTTCAAATAATGTTTGCCTTCTATAATCTTCCGATGCACCAAGGCTGTAATGGCCTGATGGCGATTAtgttacattctgcactctcattggccaagtgtCAAATTGTCCAATGGGAGTGCAGAATGTAACATGATCGCCAACAGGCCATTGCAGTCGTAACCACATATCTAGCCGAGCGCATGGGAAGATTATTTGGAATTTACTAGCCAAAAATCGCTGTGTGGTCCTGGAGTGGACCACTTGTTCAGTTGTCAAGAAATAGAACATTTTAATGCTTTTAAGTTACAAGAAACAACCTGCTGTTGACCATAAACATGAaccttagggcgcgttcgattgaccctattccggaataggaatacatggaatataagttagaaatccttcatttttgcggagattcacattaaaattgtcaaacatctgctaaaatgctttatataataacccaagttattcacggattttgattggttcttgcctatttaattctttattatataaaacaaatagattccatgttgccgtgggtctgttcagtaatagatcacagaagacgtcaaaatgtggtttgacgtcatctgtgatctattactgaacagatgcacggcaacatgaaatctatttgttaaattttaaacatatttttatcatccttgctgctttgaaacgcaccaaacataccgttttaatcatcactccatgtattcttattctggaatcGGGTCAATTGAACGCCACCTTTATCTCTCTATACTAGTCCTTGAAGAGCTTTACAGACTCCATAGGAAGGTTACAGCTTCATGACATGGATACAACTGTCCCTATTGACAGTCTGTTGTCCTTTTCAGATCACATtgattaaggtggctcaaaccagtttcaacacttgaaagaaacattcttattagaaggaCTGACACCACAACACTTCATCatttaacagcaatgttatggtaccatatcaaacaccaattattgcggAAGAAGATTCAGTCATTTTTGTCACATAAaaagtcaccatggcaacaggaaagccctgcaaaaaaaaccccaatattttgtatttagctgcttacacctcaaaaacgaactcagtgacaTCCATTTTTTacttctgaaatgtaatcagcatgccagaatgaaactttctgtaGAGATTAAAAATTCGATGGAGCgcattcagagccaccttaaataattgaaaacttAAGGTAgttccacagaatttttttaaactttgcagagagtttcaagTTGGCCTACTGattacttttgtgcaataacagattggggtcaccaagtttgtttttcagatatgagcaactaaagccaaaatatacaTGTAGGGTGTTTTCTcgaggctttcctgttgccacagtaacttgttacatcacaaaaatgactgtatcttgttcagcaataattgatgtttcagatggtaccataacattgctgttacactgtacgtgataaagtgttgtacaTAGTGTCAATACTTCTAATAGCAAGGTCTCTCGAAAGTCTTGAAACTGGTTGGAACCACCTCAAATTTGTAAGAAAATGTCCCAAAGAATAGGAGTTCTTAACAAGATCAAAGTGTGTTTACCCTATATTAGGGGTTTCATaagaagccggttaccggcaGTATACTGCTGTccgtttgtcagaaatttgcctctctCCAccggctactctgccttgaAAAGACAAGCGTGATCGCCACTTACAGCGATTAGCccaggcatctacttcaaaagttattgaaaccccggCTATAAGCAGAGGCTTCTTTATTATAATGCAACGATAAGACCTTTGTTCAGTTGTGCAGGTATTGTTTGGCATCGGTATGAACAAAAAAATGCTTTATAAGGTTGTTAAGTTTCCAGAAAAGGGCATTTTTAGTAACTGCTGTTGACAAATGGAATAATTTGCTACTTGATTTTAAAGCACAAGAGAcagttaaccctttgatgcGTAAACCGGCtagatttagtattttactttctctaatgccaggcgattttacttgtcaatggggaacccccaggagtcaacaCTCTGCACCACAAATTTTTATTAGAACAATGCCTTTTACCACATTTTAATCCTTAGCAAATTTTACTTTAATCACCATgtttattcctatttttttcctgttcattttctattttcataGTTTTATCATGTGTACATCCATACTAACATGATAGAGTTTCAAATTGGTAAATGGTATTTTAGATCGAGGGTCACACCTTTATTAGTGTTGTCATCCTACTGGCTGCTACCTTCATTAAATGTTCAACTATTTTTTATTATGATCACATGGCTTGTTTGTTTCTCTTTATTGTGTGACAAAATATTGTGACTCAACAGGCACACAGCTTGAGTGGTAAACAAGGTACTGCTAGAAGTCCAAGGCTTAGTGATATTTTGTCGACTTTAGAAGCTTTAGGCTTAGCCCTTTGTATTTATACATTGTCATGCCTTTTTGGTGGCATCATTCCCTGGCAAAGGTTGATGTTTGTGGCCACCTGTTAGCACACCCTAGCCCATACTTTCCATACACCTCCCAGGGTACCTGCAGTGCCATGTGGTGGTGCTTTCTGACATCCTTTTGGGCCAGAATGTTTCTTGCATCCACTGACTATATGCTGTACTATCTCACTGGAGTCTGCAAACAGTCTAAAAGGTGGCGTTTCTGGGGTCTcataaatattatatttgatcAGGTTGGTTAGGTAAGCAATCTAGGATTCTTTTCCTGCTGTATATACAGTGTATGCTCTCCATTTTTACACTCTCTTCTATTCCAAACagtcctcctcctcctcccttccttgacaaacaaatttcaaacattaCCAATGTATAGGCATTGGTTTTTCTCTAAAGGCTGACCAGTTCCTCCTTTGTCCATTCACAATAACTGCACTGTAGCATACCATTCTTACAGCCCAAAGATTGGGTCCACTGATCAAGTTCCCTTCATTCAGTTTGAATCTACTCAGTCGCTACTAATATTCCGATATCTTCCTGCCTTTTATCTTGGTATTTTAACTTTTAGTCCTGTCATTGTAAGGTATCAAGGTATTTAGATCCTTCACGCTCCACTTCTTTAAATTACTTATATGGTACATCTCCTCTACCACTGTCAACTTGTCTTCCTCTCTTCATTTCTAGCATAacatacacgtacatgtacttGTCTAGGCCAATCAACATACGAATAATATTATGCTAACACCAGAAGAAGCGAGTCAAGCTGGTATTTGTAACCTTCATGCAACTTCAGCTCATCCATGAACTGAAGATAGTAGACTGGTCCCATGTCTGTCTGTAGTGGATACTGTATAACCAGCTCTCACCTTCCCCATAACCGGTGGTAGAGCCAGCATGTTAACTGTGTTCCAACAGGAAGGGTAATATGGAGTATCCCTGAAAGCACCCTTCCTGTTTGTTACCTTACATGGTTGTACTAAGTCTCTTATCTACTGATGTGAATAACTGACATTCAATACACCATACTTTCAAGCTTCTTACAGATGATATGTTCTTGGGTGCGCAAACCATCTCTAGGAAATTAGTCATGATTCACAAATGAGAAACCCATGCAGGGCTAAAAACTAACTGCAACACTTGGTGGTCAGCCTAATAACTTTCCTTCAattcttaagcctggttttcacttgcaacgcaagcacaagcataagtacAGTAGCTTATGCTAAGCGAAAACAAACGTCGACATAAGAATCAAAATCAACCATGACACTtgtcattttgttcaaatgctcagacgcggatGACTCTGGAATGAGTGCTTTTAATTAATaagccagacgtagcaaatttcctagTGCTTACATGTATGCTATGTTTCATTTTCACACAATGAGAGCAGAAACTTAGTGTATTATACTTGCATAACCAATCTCGCTCTTGTCAACCTTATCTAAAAGTACTTGTACattatatttatattgtatATCTTATTTCTTTAATACTGTAGTCTTTAATACTGTAGTTTTGTCATTGTCTCGTTTACCTGTTAGTTATTGTAAGTTACTCTTTCATTCTGTAAGGTTGAATAATATTGTTCTGATTTGTCAAGCATCAAAACCACTGCTCGTCTCGAATAGCCGTACAGTACATGTAGCCAACTGCGAGTAGTGCTTATTTTACTTTGAATACGTTTTTAAGCCTTTAATTTAATAAACTTTAACTTGAAGTGCACATAGGCACAAGCAcgagcacaaggaaaaggaaaaattttgaaccttgcgcttgtgcttgaaTTAACGTCATTTTCACACTGTGAAATATATATGCTTGCGGTTGTGCTTGcgttgctagtgaaaaccaggctttagtcACTCAGATCATAATTACAGTGAATGGCCCTGGATTTCCATGAGTTGTGTTTACATGAATGCAAGTCTCACAGATTTTAATGGAGCCTTACAGGTTAGGGTTAATGGGTTGatcaaatttgagtttttaaaTGGTTAAATCCTCatagaattttccatttaaaagctaaaagttTAGTCAATTTGGTGAAATTTGAAAACTATCCATTTAACAGTAAGCGAAGCATAAACTTGAATAC is a window of Montipora foliosa isolate CH-2021 chromosome 5, ASM3666993v2, whole genome shotgun sequence DNA encoding:
- the LOC138003241 gene encoding double-strand-break repair protein rad21 homolog yields the protein MFYHQFILAKKAPLARVWLAAHWERKLSKALVSETDLPSSVESIISPKVKLALRTSGHLLLGVVRIYSRKTKYLLADCTEAFVKIKMAFRPGMVDLPEEGRALTFAAVTLPEVFTDLDMTLPELNEVEIHAQFTLNQGRIEEITMKEDIITSNFIGDDGFGDMLFEGDLEPELARAGSALDDPLYQSNDISKISTIDDGEPMRITDSSLERSKLDIALDEPIRDDGFGGEGVDFLADGFGDELNADALVPDFGDLPTTVAATDVTLEPVDTNLVEEKGSPLTEAGQQDGVNDTGNETTLLHNEVEAFVLEPVEVVQKKKRSKRKRKLVVDDPKILATEAIKSQLSDTTDIVTPATLAPPTKRRMKLKITSTVEKLFMSPCSEALASPIENSLMCNLTRMDVDDEPEIPRVEEDVSCIYEQSKCSSVSFANEEPNVTVIPEDPIDQALEEYERPVEEEDPFLSERMDDIYPGTKDEPEDMEQQAESTASELNEEQQSSESSELLENRRWTKRTQQLLHTLKRELQKKNVVNFQGLVHKSNRKQAAYKFYSCLLLSKESSIVIEQKKPFGDIKILKGPNFDMVY